DNA from Halogeometricum sp. S1BR25-6:
AACCGGCGCGCGGAGCGCCACCAGCAGTCGCCGTCGGCCTCGCGCGTCTGCGACGAGCGCACGGCGACCGAGATTCGGAACGCCCCCGAACGGGTGCACGTCGAACCCGACGTGCGGCAGTACCTCGTCGACGTCGCCCGCGCGACTCGCGAGGACCGCCGCGTCCGCGAGGGCGTCTCGCCGCGCGCCACGCAGCGACTGTTCGAGGCGGCGCGCGCCCTCGCCGCGATTCAGAGCCGGGGGTTCGTGACGCCCGACGACGTGAACGCCGTCTCGAAACCCGTGCTGGCCCACAGACTCATCCTGACGCCCGACGCGCGCGTCGGGCAGGTGGACTCGCGGGACGTCGTCGACGACATCCTCGACGACCTCACGGTTCCCTCGGTGGACGTGCGGCAGCGGGCTTGAGGGAGTCGCGAGTAGCTTACTTCCCACGAAGTCAGAGCTGAAACGGCTACTCGGTAGAGACGTGCCCACCCACCTTTTGCCGAGGGCTGGCGGAGCCAGCCCTCGGCAAAAGCTGGACCATCGCCAGAAATCTTCGATTTCTGGCTGTTCAGCCAGAACGCTGCGCGTTCTGGCGACAAAAGCACTCCTCCCTCGCCTCAGGCGGCTTCGCCGCCTTCCGCTCGGTCGTCGGCCGCTCGCTCACTCCGTTCGCTCGCGGTGAGTGGCTCCCCTGTTCGGAGCGATTCCACTTCCCTACCAAAATACGCCGAGGACGACGGCCCCGGAGTTTCGGTACGACGCCGAATCAGTTCGACAGCGCCACCAGCGACGCGACGGCGGCGCACAGGAGCAACAGCAGGCCGAGGAGCGGCACGTCGGTGACGCCCATCCCGCGGACGCCGAGCGTCGCCGCGACGACGAGCGCGCCGTAGCCCGCGGTGGCGGCGGTGCGGCCGACCTCGACGGACCACGTCCGGGCCGCGACGCCGACCTGCGCGCCGAGGGAGACGGCTCGTTCGCCGGCGTCCCACGCGACGACGGCGGCGACCATCGCGGCGAGCAGCGGCGTCGCGCCCGCATCCGTCAGGAGGCCGGCGAGGACGACGGCGACGGTGAGGGCGGCGGCCCCGACGGTCACGAGTGCGCTCGCCCGATTCGACCGGAGGGGGGCGACGCCCGCACCGACGAGGCTGACGCCGGCGACACCCGCGCCGGCTACGAGTCGCTCCGGGAGCGTCGCGGTCCCCGTGGCCGCGGCACCGACGCCCGCGACGACGGCGCCCGCGCCCGCC
Protein-coding regions in this window:
- a CDS encoding DUF7519 family protein — translated: MSRRTGRGSGARTASTPKRHVAHPTRPGGALAVLAAVVVVVVVTGAPTGAATGGLLAVADVPVAGLGLSLLGVAGLVAAAGVRRRGHPLVGGLLLLAGAGAVVAGVGAAATGTATLPERLVAGAGVAGVSLVGAGVAPLRSNRASALVTVGAAALTVAVVLAGLLTDAGATPLLAAMVAAVVAWDAGERAVSLGAQVGVAARTWSVEVGRTAATAGYGALVVAATLGVRGMGVTDVPLLGLLLLLCAAVASLVALSN